The DNA sequence CGGAGCCGGTGTCGGCGCCGAGCATGAGCACGTTGACGCGCGGCACGTCGGCCCACGGGTTCGCCGAGCCGGTGTCGGGCGCGTTCTCCGAGCGGCTGCCGGAGCCGAAGACGCTTTCGAGCAGGTCGTGGTTGGCCATGGCGTAGCGGGCCGCGGTGGCGGAGGGGGCCACGACGACGGCCAGCAGCGCGGTGACCAGCAGCAGCGAGCCGAGGCGCTGGGCGCGGGTGAGGCGGCCGACGCCGGGGGAGCGGCGCAGGCTGACGTGGGTGGCCACGATGACCGCGCACCACAGCAGCGCCCCGACGGCCGCGCCGACGGCGATGACGAGCATCGCCTGCGCGTCGAACGCGACGCTGCGCGCCATCGGCACCAGGCGCCCGGTGAGCACCACGGCAGCTGTCGCACCGACCACGGCGAGCACCGGCAGCAGCACGAGCCAGCCCCAGAAGCGCTTGCCCGCGGCCACGAGGCCCGCGCCGGGCACGGCGGCTCCGAGCACGGTCAGCAGCACGAGGCGGGTGAAGCCCTCGCCGGAGCTGCTGGCGTGGCGGCCGCGGGGGTCGTCACCGGCGTGGATGAGGGTCACCTCGTTCGCTGCGGACCGCGGCGGCGCGCCCTCGGGCGCACGGCGCGGGGCGGGCGGTCGCGCGTCCTGCGGCCGCGCGGCGGTGGCCGTGGCGGTGCGGGCGGCCTCGCGGCCTCCCTGCTGGTCGCGGACGTCGCGCACGTCCCTGACGTCCCGAACGTCTCGGACGTCGCGGGAGGCGCGGACGTCGCGTCGCCGCGGGTAGCTCCCCGGTTCTGTCACGGTCACCAGACCCCCTCGCGCCCGTGCGACTCGGTCGCGCACGGCGGAAGGCCATCACACCACCGGGGTCACCCAGCCACGCCGGATTCGCCACGTGACGCGCCGGAGCGGTCACGTGTGGTAACCACCCGGCGTTCGGCGCGGTGGAAGCGCCGCTCCACCGTCGTGATCATGGGTTTCCCGGAACGGTCGAGCGTCACGCGTGTGAGCACCGAGCCCTGTCGGGTTCGTGAAGTCCATGATCACTGAGGTGGGGCTCTCCCCGGTCACGTCTCCGGGGCTCCAGGTCGGCGGCCCGCCGACCCGTCAGTCCCGTCGTCAGGCGGGGCAGACGCTGTCCGCGTCGACCGCCTCGCCGCTGGGGGGCGTCTCGGTGGCGGTGGGCGTGGAGCCGTCGGTCGGTGACGCGGTGGCCGACGGTCCCGTCGTCGCCGTGGACGGCGCGGGGGAGGACGGCGCGGGCGTCGTCGTCGTGGGGGACGACGACGGCGAGGGCGCCGGCGGCACGAGCGCCTGCTGCACCAGCTGGTGGACCTGGTCGTAGTCCGGGGAGCCCGTGCTGATGAGCGGCTCGGTGAAGGACAGGGTGCGCAGCGGCGCCTCCTTCACCTTGCGGCCGAGGTCGACGAACGCCGACAGGCGGCTGGCGGGGATGTCCGTCGTGACGTCCCGCTCGGCCGAGGCCGCCAGCTGCGGGAAGGCGCGGGCCAGGTCGAGCGCGCTGTACTGCTGGACGGCCGCGTTGATGAGGCAGCGCTGCCGGTTCATGCGGTCGTTGTTGTCGGACTGCCAGCGCGAGCGGGCGTACCACTCGGCGTGGAACCCGTCGAGCAGCTGGTCCCTGCCCGGCTCGATGTACCCGGTGACGGGGTAGGTGCCCACCACGCGGCCGCTCGCGCTGAGGCGCTCACCGCCGCCGATGGGGATGCGCCGCTCGACCGTCAGGCGGATCCCGCCCATGGCGTCGATGAGGTCCTGGAAGCCGGCGAGGTTGACCATCGCGGTGTAGTCGATGTCCATGCCGACGATCCCGGCGGCGGCCTGCTCGGTGGCTCGCAGGCCCGGGTCCGGCGCCCCCGGGAACAGCTGCGGGTTCTGGGTGCCGAAGAGGTAGACCGCGTTGAGCCAGCAGCCGCCGGTGCCGTTGGCCTCGCACGCGGTGGGCCACTGCTCCGCGGCGGGGGAGCCCTCCGGGAAGGGGATGTCGGAGAGCTGGCGCGGCAGGCCGAAGATCACCGTGTCGCCGGTCTCGGTGTTGATGCTGGCCACGATCACCGTGTCGGGGCGGGTCCCGGTGCGGTCCGCGCCGGCGTCGGCGCCCACCAGCAGCACGTTGACGCGGGGGATGCCCTTCCACGGGTCGGCTGCGGTGCCGGTCGGCTCGTCGCTGGCCCCGTCGCCGCCGCTGGGGAACAGGGAGGTCAGCAGGGAGCGCGACACCAGCGCGTACTGGACGGTCTTGGCCGCGGGCAGGGCGACGACGGCGAGGAGCGCCACCACCAGCAGCGACGACGCGACCCGGTGGCCGCGCACCCCGCGGAGGCGCCGCTGCGCGACGTGCGTCCCCACGACCACCGCGCCCCAGGCGAGCGCCAGGGCCACCACCGCCACGGCCACGC is a window from the Quadrisphaera setariae genome containing:
- a CDS encoding LCP family protein, with product MSAVPPYAVPVLRVQQSPGTGAAMVTAGVAQTPHAGVGQVHDLPLRATEDPTLDGTTRTGSTAATPPRHRDRGEDAGAGGFGRAAGWTVLGTALPGAGLLNAHRRVLGWLALLPFAMAVGAAAVVWGSGRAVDVAQRYLLDADVLLGVAVAVVALALAWGAVVVGTHVAQRRLRGVRGHRVASSLLVVALLAVVALPAAKTVQYALVSRSLLTSLFPSGGDGASDEPTGTAADPWKGIPRVNVLLVGADAGADRTGTRPDTVIVASINTETGDTVIFGLPRQLSDIPFPEGSPAAEQWPTACEANGTGGCWLNAVYLFGTQNPQLFPGAPDPGLRATEQAAAGIVGMDIDYTAMVNLAGFQDLIDAMGGIRLTVERRIPIGGGERLSASGRVVGTYPVTGYIEPGRDQLLDGFHAEWYARSRWQSDNNDRMNRQRCLINAAVQQYSALDLARAFPQLAASAERDVTTDIPASRLSAFVDLGRKVKEAPLRTLSFTEPLISTGSPDYDQVHQLVQQALVPPAPSPSSSPTTTTPAPSSPAPSTATTGPSATASPTDGSTPTATETPPSGEAVDADSVCPA